In Brevundimonas sp. SGAir0440, one DNA window encodes the following:
- a CDS encoding DUF167 domain-containing protein, translated as MANLPVRLQPGAAVNRIDGWMSDAEGRPLLKVRVRARPIEGEANDALIRLLAKSLGVPKSAVSVGHGAQSRSKMIVVHGLNDEELRLRLVDGFSGD; from the coding sequence ATGGCGAATTTGCCTGTAAGGCTGCAGCCCGGCGCTGCGGTCAACCGCATCGACGGCTGGATGAGCGACGCCGAGGGACGACCGCTCCTCAAGGTGCGCGTCCGGGCCCGCCCGATCGAGGGAGAGGCCAACGACGCCCTGATCCGGCTGCTGGCCAAAAGCCTTGGCGTCCCCAAGTCGGCGGTCAGCGTCGGACACGGCGCACAGTCGCGCTCTAAGATGATCGTCGTGCACGGCCTTAATGACGAAGAGCTGCGCTTGCGCCTCGTCGACGGCTTTTCTGGCGATTGA